The DNA sequence CGAGCAAATGCAGGCCGCCGCCGAGAAACCTGTGGCAGACCTGGCGCCTTCTCCGGACTACTGGGAATTTAAGACGGCGGAGGACGACTCGGTGGGGACCTTTCCTCAGGCAGAGCCCGTGGTAGAAGCCAAGCGCGGGCAGCCGGGTCACCAATCGTGTGTCGATAGCTTCGGATTTCCTGACCTGCCTGATGGGCTTCCCGCGCAGAAACTCAAAAGGCCGGCAAAATGGACCGACGCGCTTTCCTTATACGTCTGGAGAGACGGGTATCTACTGAACGAAGCGGCGCTCCAAGTCTTCCGGCAGGTCAACCTGGGCAATTATCGCGAGTATCCCACGACCGTAACCGGCGGCAAGCATGACGAACGGGCATACACCTTGGTCTACGTGGACAATTCCATCCCACCCGAGGCTCTCGATTTCGAGCGCTCGGAGTTTTACGTGCAGGACATGATCTCTATACCGATTGCACCAATCGAAATCGATTCTTATGAGGAGTGGCTGGCGGCGACTAAACAGGCGAGGAATGGCGAACTGGAGGGAGGGGAAAAGTTTAGTCGCATAGGCTACAAACGGCTCTATTTCCGGCAGGGACAAAGCCCGAACGTCGATCTATTCCACCTCGGTCGTTTGGGCATCCGAAAGTACATCTCGTCCAGATTTCGAAGGGCTATTAACGAATCCGGGATTTCGGGATTGCTGATCAAACCCAACCGGCGGTTATTCAATAGCTGATAGGACTATCGGGAGTGCGGCGGCGGACAGACGCCGCTTTGGCTTTTCGTCGTCATAAGCCTGTGTCTCAATTCGACAATTCCGTTATTGTATGCACTCGCGTTGCGCGTGTTCCATATTTCCTATACGTCTCATTCTTCCCATCATTCCCATTTTCACGAAACAATCCCCGACTTCACCACATCCGTCGCACGCCCCATCACCACCCCCAAATCAACCTGCGCCAACGAAGGCGTAGCCGAAACAATCTCTTTCTTCCCATTTGCCGTCAAGATAAACGTGTCCTCGCTCTTCACGCCCACCGCCGAAGGGTTCCACGCAAATGCCATCCCAAACTCTGTGCCGATACCCGACACCTCGTACACCTTCCTGCGCCAAGCATCATCCAAAATCAAAAACTTCTCACCGGGACTTCCCTTGCACGTGCGGCCCGCATAACCCGTCGCGCCGCCCTGATGGTGGTTGTGCCACTCGTTCTCCGGGAACCCAAACTCCTTGTACGCGCGCTGGCACGCCGAAAACACGTCGCCCAACGTCGCGCCCGTCCGCGTCGCTTCCTGCATCGCAGCGTCTACCGCGCAAACGCGGTTGTAGGCGTCCGGCACGAACAGCGGAATATCGCCGACGCGTTTGAACCTTGTCATCGACACGACCAACCCCTCGCGCAGGAAGCACCCAACGACCATTACGTACCCGCGCAACACGCGCTCCTTCAACGGCCCATCGAGCAGCGGCCCCTGCGTGGGAATCGGATGCCGGTACTTCGTGATTCGCTCGTCCGCGGCGACGAGAAACACCGGCACCTGGCAACGCCGTTTGAATCCCTCCGCGACGAGTTGCGCCGCGATGTCCGCCTCGCTCATACCCGCCTCAATGCCATCAAGAGTCGTGGTCATCGACTCCGCCGCGAGCTTGCCCAGCACGCGGTACTTCTCCAACTCCGCCGGTGTCAGCAATGCGCGCAACATCGCGAGTTTGCCGTTTACGTTTTCGCCCAGCGAACCGTCGTCGCTCACGATCTTCCCGCTGAATTCCTTCTTCACGACATTCGTGGGCGAATCGTCAAACCATAGAAAGTTCTTAATCCCGCACTCGAGCCCCGCGAGTTCCTCGTCCATCACGCGACCCTGCTCAATCGTGTTGCCGACGTAATACGCGTCGCCGCCTTTCGTCACATACAGCGAATTCGCGCCCAAATCTCCCGCCGTCCACACCCAGTTGCGCTTTCCACCCGTCGCCATCGCAAAATTGTCCGCGCGCGAGATCAGAATGCCATCGAACTTATTGGCGACGAGGAAAGCCTGTACGAGCGCTATTCGCGTACGGAAAAGATCAATGTAAGTCATGCATTCCCCTTGTCTACAAGACTCGACGATTTTATTCCACTATCGCCATACTTTACTAATACTAAGAGCAATTACCCAGACACTCTATGCGTCCTATAGGTCCTATAGGTCGCATAGGTCGCATAGGTCCCATAGGTCCTATAGGTCCCATAGGTCCCATACCTCCCATTGCTCCCATAAACCCCTGCTACTTGCCATTCCCATAGCACTTTCCGGTCGTACTCCATCCAGCGTTGCTGTCGGTTACGCCCGCACCTTCTTAAACGCGCTCAACGTCGCCCACGCGCACTTTTCCCACGTATACTCCCGCGCGCGGCTACGCGCGAACGCGATCTGCCGCCCGCGCTCCGACTTCTCCTCCTGCAGTGCGCGCTTCACCGCGCCGATAAGCGACGCCACACTCTCGTGGTTGTAGAAGATTGGCAAGGTAGATGCGATCTCCGGCACGCCCCCCACGCGCGGCGCGATGATTCGCGCGCCCGCGCGCATCGCTTCAAGAATGGTGATGCACGCGCCCTCGTGCAACGACGCGCTGATAAAAGCATCGCTGTGCTGCAACAACCCCGCCCGCTGCGGCACCGGACACTGGTGCACGCGCAGCACGCGCGGGCCCCAATCCGCCGGCTCGGTGTGGTCCGGCCTTCCAATGATTACCAAATTGTGCGGCAGCTCGTCCATCAATTTCTTGAACGCGTCCAGCACAAACGCCAAATGCTCGCGGTGCCGCGTGTCATTGCACGTCACGAGATACGGCTCTTCCGCGATCGACGGGTTGCTCGCCTCAAACCCCGGGTCCGCCCCCGGCGGCGCCACCACCACCCGGTCCATCGCCACGCCCAACAGCGCCAGCAACCGCCGCCGCATGCTGTCCGACGGCACGACGATCACCTGCGCCCGCGCGCAGATTTTGCGAAACTCCTTGTTCAGCGACGCCGCGGACCAACGGCTCGCCTTTTCCGGCGACTCGATGAAGCTCAGGTCCAACACGTACGGAACCACCGGCACCGCCGTCACCTCGCTCGCCGTTTGCAGGGGCGAAAACACCAGGTCCACCTTCGCCGCTTTCGCCGCGCGGTCGAGGGACTTTTCGACGTTCACCGGCCCCTGCAAATGGTCCGGCGGCCTACCCACGAACACGCGCTCCCACCCCGAAAAAGACCCGTGGTTTTTCTCGTCCGTAAACAACACAAACTGCGAATCCGGCTGAATCTCCCGCATCCGCACCAGGATATTCCGGAGGTAAACATCCTCCTCGTCATATCCCGGCTCCAGCCCAAGAATGTTGACGCCAATTCTCATCGTTACCCAACTTCAGCCGACGCCTACGGTCCGGCCGTCGTAATCGTACTCGTGCCTGCAATCCCATGTAGAACACAAAGTCGCTACACCCGCCCAAAGAGGCGGCATTGTAGCAAACGCCCCGCGCCCAATGTCCCATCCTGTCTAAAATCCCGATTGACAACCCGCCGAATCAGGCAGAGACTAAATCACACGGCGAGTCCGGCCGCGCACCGGGGCGTGCGTCGTGTTGCCGTGGCTCCTGCTCGATGCAAGGCGAGCCCTGGGAGAACAAAGTGTGCAGCAATACTCGTCGCGAGTTTCTCGGCAATGTCGGCCGTGGAATGCTCCTGGCCGGGCTCGGCACAACGTTATCCACGGAACTCGGATTGGCAACCGCCGAAGCTGCAGACGCCCCACAGGCCCTGACGTTCGGCGAACTTGAACCGCTTGTCGCCCTGATGCAAGACACCGAACCGGTTAAGCTCACAGCGATTCTCGTCGAGAAGCTGAAGTCCGGGACAAGTCTCAAGACGATGGTCGCGGCCGGCGCGTTGGCAAACGCGCGCACCTTCGGCGGACAGGACTACGTCGGCTTCCACACCTTCATGGCGCTCGCGCCCGCATACACCATGTCTCAGCAGTTGCCACTCGAACTGCAGCCGCTGCCCGTGCTGAAAGTGTTGTATCGAAACGCGGACCGCATTCAGGAATTCGGCGGGCGCGCAAATGAAACGCTGCGTTCCATCGTCGCCGAACCGATTCCCGATGGCGCGGCGCCCGGCGAATACCTGCGCGACCTGTCGCGCACCGGCGATATCGAAAAGGCCGA is a window from the Candidatus Hydrogenedentota bacterium genome containing:
- a CDS encoding M24 family metallopeptidase — translated: MTYIDLFRTRIALVQAFLVANKFDGILISRADNFAMATGGKRNWVWTAGDLGANSLYVTKGGDAYYVGNTIEQGRVMDEELAGLECGIKNFLWFDDSPTNVVKKEFSGKIVSDDGSLGENVNGKLAMLRALLTPAELEKYRVLGKLAAESMTTTLDGIEAGMSEADIAAQLVAEGFKRRCQVPVFLVAADERITKYRHPIPTQGPLLDGPLKERVLRGYVMVVGCFLREGLVVSMTRFKRVGDIPLFVPDAYNRVCAVDAAMQEATRTGATLGDVFSACQRAYKEFGFPENEWHNHHQGGATGYAGRTCKGSPGEKFLILDDAWRRKVYEVSGIGTEFGMAFAWNPSAVGVKSEDTFILTANGKKEIVSATPSLAQVDLGVVMGRATDVVKSGIVS
- a CDS encoding glycosyltransferase — encoded protein: MRIGVNILGLEPGYDEEDVYLRNILVRMREIQPDSQFVLFTDEKNHGSFSGWERVFVGRPPDHLQGPVNVEKSLDRAAKAAKVDLVFSPLQTASEVTAVPVVPYVLDLSFIESPEKASRWSAASLNKEFRKICARAQVIVVPSDSMRRRLLALLGVAMDRVVVAPPGADPGFEASNPSIAEEPYLVTCNDTRHREHLAFVLDAFKKLMDELPHNLVIIGRPDHTEPADWGPRVLRVHQCPVPQRAGLLQHSDAFISASLHEGACITILEAMRAGARIIAPRVGGVPEIASTLPIFYNHESVASLIGAVKRALQEEKSERGRQIAFARSRAREYTWEKCAWATLSAFKKVRA